The Lepeophtheirus salmonis chromosome 1, UVic_Lsal_1.4, whole genome shotgun sequence genome has a segment encoding these proteins:
- the LOC121121338 gene encoding lysosomal cobalamin transporter ABCD4 yields MKNKLSSVLTGNYRINWKLFVRIGKLHAIISRNLINIFVTICLLGVCILEQYVGYKTGLVAGAFYEVLLNKDTEGFKATAIHSFGVILGIAVVKTVRMYVAKILSVFWRRTLTTNLHNLYFDADSYYKVNVLIKELGLDNPDQRMTSDVDTFCLVYGEMIARLIISPFTIGFYTWDAYTRSGWIGPIGVFIYFILGCFVNLFLMSPVSQRVFFMEKNEGDFRFKHMFLREKAEEIAFSNSAIIESIKTNKLLKSLIKSQLSVYTWEILLDLWINIFDYVGAIISYLIIAVPVFTGFYDSLDQAKLGNQISQNSFVCMTLIYNLSQLVDLASKFANMAGVTHRMIELVEILEKHNSNPTFFKDNAICTNDKDPHMFETMINLENIILKIPSPTTPRVLIDNLNLSIKTGDRILITGASSSGKTSLLRLIRGLWPTVEGSISFFTDSIEFLSQRPLMTDGSLLQNMIYPSEVPISPDLIWFKDQLTRFNLEHLYKQYDLFQYQNRWEDILSPGEMQRICFIRVFYHRPQVVLLDESTASLPTNIEAMLYEYLIITCPKITILSVGHRDSLRKYHMKELQLQCNGEWELKQI; encoded by the coding sequence atgaagaataaGTTATCATCTGTTCTTACTGGGAATTACCGGATAAATTGGAAATTATTTGTTCGAATAGGAAAACTTCATGCCATCATTTCGAGGAAtcttattaacatttttgtgaCAATTTGCCTCTTGGGTGTCTGTATACTGGAACAATATGTTGGATATAAAACAGGTCTTGTGGCTGGTGCTTTCTATGAGGTTCTCTTAAACAAGGATACGGAAGGATTCAAGGCTACTGCAATTCATAGTTTTGGAGTTATTCTTGGAATTGCAGTGGTTAAAACCGTTCGAATGTACGTTGCCAAAATACTGAGTGTTTTTTGGAGAAGAACATTGACCACAAATCTACATAACTTGTATTTTGATGCTGATAGTTATTACAAAGTCAACGTTCTCATCAAAGAGTTGGGATTGGATAATCCGGATCAGAGAATGACATCCGATGTTGATACATTTTGCCTTGTTTACGGAGAAATGATAGCTCGTCTCATCATATCACCATTTACAATTGGTTTCTATACTTGGGATGCATATACCAGGTCAGGTTGGATAGGGCCCATcggtgtatttatttattttatcttgggatgttttgttaatttattcttaatgtCTCCAGTTTCGCAGAGAGTcttttttatggagaaaaatgaAGGAGACTTTCGATTTAAGCATATGTTTTTGCGAGAAAAAGCGGAGGAAATTGCTTTTTCTAATTCTGCTATAATTGAATCCATTAAAACTAATAAGTTACTGAAAAGTCTAATCAAGTCTCAACTCAGTGTTTATACTTGGGAAATCCTTTTGGATTTATGGATCAATATTTTCGATTATGTTGGAGCTATAAtcagttatttaataatagcaGTTCCTGTTTTCACGGGATTCTATGATTCTCTGGATCAAGCAAAACTTGGGAATCAAATATCACAAAATTCATTTGTCTGCATGACTCTTATTTACAATTTGTCCCAACTTGTGGATTTAGCAAGTAAATTTGCGAATATGGCAGGTGTTACTCACCGTATGATTGAACTCGTGGAAATATTAGAAAAACATAATAGCAATccgactttttttaaagataatgcAATATGCACTAATGACAAGGACCCTCATATGTTTGAAACAATGATCAAtcttgaaaatatcattttgaaaattccaaGCCCTACAACTCCTCGCGTCTTGATTGATAATCtgaatttaagtattaaaacaGGAGATAGAATTTTAATTACGGGGGCCAGTTCAAGTGGTAAAACAAGTCTACTTCGCTTGATTCGTGGATTATGGCCGACAGTAGAAGGATCTATCTCTTTTTTCACAGATAGTATTGAATTTTTGTCTCAAAGACCCTTAATGACTGATGGATCTCTTCTGCAGAATATGATTTATCCATCAGAAGTTCCAATAAGTCCAGACTTAATATGGTTCAAGGATCAGTTGACAAGGTTCAATTTAGAGCATTTATACAAACAATACGATCTATTTCAATATCAAAATCGATGGGAAGATATTTTATCACCTGGCGAAATGCAAagaatttgttttattagagTGTTTTATCATCGGCCTCAGGTAGTGTTATTAGACGAGTCCACAGCCTCACTCCCAACAAACATTGAAGCGATGCTATATGAGTATCTTATAATAACATGTCCTAAAATAACTATCCTTAGTGTTGGGCATAGAGACTCTTTAAGAAAGTATCATATGAAGGAGCTTCAACTTCAATGTAATGGAGAGTGGGAATTGAAACAGATTTAA
- the LOC121121348 gene encoding BTB/POZ domain-containing protein 3, whose product MMMTPFKRRFKNIFEEGYFSDVCFLVGAGKNESVEKIAAHRCILVSISPVFENMFCGECKELKINDVEIKVPDVRPSTFKCMLEWIYTEEIDLNVDNVLSILYCAYKYDLSELNNKCIHFLSNNVKPKNLCQLMVDAKENHLYELIPWIKNRIGINATESLTSDSFLAIKDNELVKDILSNDILYLEEAQVFEFAVSWAYAQKKSEEKSFKDLRKCLGPAFNSIRFPLFSSTQFIEHILPLKLLNSQEVLEILDFIYKKQKAPSSTFSFEPRLRLLKRFKSIAVGSYVDMSHFLEFTVSERIKIHGYGIFRPTKRRTHFIGSIVLEFPSKKKILGLENFDLKLEKDPNSMTTINFDQPIKVYPKNMYRASLFFAQEFPIREVCFFVGKEGQDKMTADGVEFNFMGNTSGIRDTNVRKGQFPGIFFSRIP is encoded by the coding sequence ATGATGATGACACCTTTCAAGCGTcgcttcaaaaacatttttgaggaAGGATACTTCTCtgatgtttgttttttggttgGAGCAGGAAAAAATGAATCTGTTGAGAAGATAGCCGCTCATCGCTGCATTCTAGTGTCTATAAGCCCAGTCTTTGAGAACATGTTTTGTGGTGAATGTAAGGAATTAAAGATAAACGATGTGGAAATTAAGGTTCCTGATGTAAGACCCTCAACTTTTAAGTGCATGCTTGAATGGATCTACACTGAGGAAATAGATTTGAACGTGGATAATGTCCTTTCTATTCTGTATTGCGCTTATAAATATGATCTCTCTGAGCTGAATAACAAATGTATTCACTTCCTTTCCAATAATGTTAAGCCCAAAAATCTTTGTCAACTCATGGTTGATGCCAAAGAAAATCATCTCTATGAATTAATACCATGGATTAAAAATCGCATTGGAATTAATGCTACTGAGTCTCTCACATCGGACTCCTTCCTTGCAATTAAAGACAATGAATTAGTTAAAGACATTTTATCAAATGATATTCTATATTTGGAAGAGGCTCAGGTGTTCGAATTTGCTGTTTCGTGGGCCTATgcccaaaaaaaaagtgaagaaaaaagcTTCAAAGACTTGAGAAAGTGCCTAGGCCCTGCTTTCAACTCCATTCGCTTCcctcttttttcttcaactCAATTTATAGAACATATCTTGCCTTTGAAACTTTTAAACAGTCAGGAAGTGTTAGAAATTTTGGACTTTAtctataaaaagcaaaaagcACCTTCATCTACTTTTTCATTCGAACCCAGATTACGTCTTTTGAAAAGATTTAAATCAATAGCTGTAGGATCATACGTAGACATGTCCCACTTCCTGGAATTCACTGTTAGTGAACGGATAAAAATTCATGGCTATGGCATTTTTCGGCCCACAAAAAGACGGACACATTTTATTGGAAGTATTGTCCTAGAATTTCCATCTAAGAAGAAAATTTTGGGACTCGAAAACTTTGATCTTAAGCTAGAGAAAGATCCAAATTCAATGACAACCATTAACTTTGATCAACCAATCAAagtatatccaaaaaatatgtatcgaGCATCTTTATTCTTCGCACAGGAATTTCCCATACGTGAAGTATGCTTTTTTGTGGGTAAGGAAGGGCAGGACAAAATGACTGCAGATGGAGTGGAGTTCAATTTTATGGGCAATACTTCGGGTATTAGAGATACAAATGTAAGAAAAGGACAATTTCCTGGGATTTTTTTCAGTCGCATCCCTTAA